One Flavobacterium sp. 90 DNA segment encodes these proteins:
- a CDS encoding DUF4134 domain-containing protein, with the protein MKKWNWNFKKFIEQKTNIICKLLAQLIFVISYETYAQDGLAGINEANQQVRSYFDAGTELMYAVGALLGLIGAVKVYQKWNAGDPDTGKVAAAWFGSCVFLVVVATVIKSFFGI; encoded by the coding sequence ATGAAAAAATGGAACTGGAATTTTAAAAAGTTTATTGAACAAAAAACAAATATTATTTGTAAGCTTCTGGCACAATTAATTTTTGTAATCAGTTATGAAACCTACGCCCAGGATGGCCTGGCAGGAATCAATGAAGCCAACCAACAGGTTCGAAGTTACTTTGATGCAGGAACTGAACTGATGTATGCTGTAGGGGCATTATTAGGTCTTATTGGTGCTGTCAAAGTATATCAAAAATGGAACGCAGGTGATCCTGATACCGGAAAAGTAGCAGCAGCCTGGTTTGGAAGCTGTGTTTTTCTAGTGGTAGTGGCTACCGTAATCAAATCCTTCTTTGGGATTTAA
- a CDS encoding DUF4145 domain-containing protein translates to MNREIWNKRNFTNKNPLDYNCPKCNIGILNITDLNSKIIPGQEEMEMYNYPNGIDYVFSGILVCKNSNCKNVLSIIGNVLKDIHNGYQLPNGEYVEEYLSVYYPKYFFPPLKIIEISQKVPKEVAQQLNLSFSHFYNDLSSCANRIRNSIELILDDLKAPKKYKDSKTNKLKAFRTLHHRIQNYEKKTKNKKITNLLFAIKIIGNEGSHIGNVALEDLLDAYEFLESILDFVYDKKEKNIHIKASEIVLKNKPLSKHK, encoded by the coding sequence ATGAACAGAGAAATTTGGAACAAAAGAAATTTTACAAATAAAAATCCATTAGATTATAATTGCCCTAAATGTAATATTGGAATATTAAATATTACTGATTTGAATTCTAAAATTATTCCAGGACAAGAAGAAATGGAAATGTATAATTATCCTAATGGAATTGATTATGTTTTCAGTGGAATATTAGTGTGTAAAAATAGTAATTGCAAAAATGTATTATCAATCATAGGAAACGTTCTGAAGGATATACATAATGGATATCAATTACCAAATGGAGAATATGTTGAAGAATATTTAAGTGTATATTATCCCAAATATTTCTTCCCTCCTTTAAAAATAATAGAAATTTCCCAAAAAGTACCGAAAGAAGTAGCGCAACAATTAAACTTGTCATTTTCACATTTTTACAATGACTTATCTTCTTGTGCAAATAGAATTAGAAATTCCATTGAGTTAATATTGGACGATTTAAAAGCGCCTAAAAAATATAAAGATTCCAAAACTAATAAACTAAAAGCTTTCAGAACTTTACATCATAGAATTCAAAACTATGAGAAAAAAACAAAAAACAAAAAAATAACTAACTTATTATTTGCGATAAAAATAATAGGAAATGAAGGAAGCCACATCGGAAATGTAGCTTTAGAGGACCTATTAGATGCCTATGAATTTTTAGAATCAATATTAGATTTTGTATATGACAAAAAAGAAAAAAATATTCATATTAAAGCATCCGAAATTGTTCTGAAAAACAAACCATTGTCAAAGCATAAATAA
- a CDS encoding TraG family conjugative transposon ATPase, which yields MEKMIDDILPIMDVEHDCILSKQGDVTVVFKAELPEIFTLSDQEYEAFHQAWLKAIKLLPKFSVFHKQDWFIDSKFEPDFTSEDSSFLTRSSERFFNERPFLDHSCYIFLTKKPAGRKTSSSLFSNLLRGSIVPEETLKAQLRQEFIDSTGQFRRILEDSGFVKLTRLGNDQLKSHSRKIGIIEQYCFLSEKENSFVFKDIAFDEGLQVGDKHCQIYTLGDAADLPALCGSRINYDRYSTDKTKFSIGFASTLGQLLSCNHIYNQYIFIEDFQKTLQKLESKRLRLQSLSAYSRENLIARDATNDFLNEAISQQRLPVKAHFNVLIWTDNKEELKDLKNKVSSALAQMDAAAKQETVGAAQIFWAGIPGNSADFPMNDTFDTFTEQATCFLNLETGYRSSLSPIGIRLGDRLTGKPVHVDISDEPVKMGICTNRNKFILGPSGSGKSFFTNHMVRSYYEQGTHIVLVDVGHSYKGLCDMVKGYYFTYDEKNPIRFNPFYISEGDSLDTEKKESIKTLLLALWKKDNETFNRSEYVALSNALQLYYEKLDSNSDLFPCFDSFYEFLKNEFVSILEGDKVKEKDFDVNNFLYVLRPYYKGGEFDYLLNATENLDLLKERFIVFELDNIKDHPILFPVVTIIIMEVFISKMRKLKGVRKMILIEEAWKAIAKEGMAEYIRYLFKTVRKFFGEAIVVTQEVEDIISSPVVKQAIINNSDCKILLDQSKYQNKFEQIQELLGLTEKEKALVLSVNKANDPDKKYKEVFISLGGMQSKVYRTEVSLEEYYAYTTEETEKVKVQAYAKKFDGDIRKGIAALANDLRA from the coding sequence ATGGAAAAGATGATAGATGATATTTTACCAATTATGGATGTAGAGCACGATTGCATCCTGTCCAAACAAGGAGATGTGACAGTAGTGTTTAAAGCAGAACTGCCCGAGATATTTACCTTGTCAGATCAGGAATACGAAGCATTTCATCAGGCATGGCTTAAAGCGATAAAACTACTTCCGAAATTTAGCGTATTTCATAAACAGGACTGGTTTATAGACAGCAAGTTTGAACCCGATTTCACAAGTGAAGATTCGAGTTTTCTTACCCGAAGCAGTGAACGCTTTTTTAACGAACGTCCCTTTCTGGATCATTCCTGTTACATTTTTTTAACCAAAAAACCGGCAGGAAGAAAGACATCCAGTTCCCTGTTTTCAAATTTACTTAGGGGTTCAATAGTTCCGGAAGAAACATTAAAAGCACAGCTGCGTCAGGAATTTATTGACAGTACCGGGCAATTCAGACGCATATTAGAAGACAGTGGTTTTGTAAAATTAACTCGTCTTGGTAATGATCAGCTTAAAAGCCACAGTAGAAAAATTGGAATCATTGAACAATATTGCTTTTTGTCTGAAAAAGAAAATTCATTTGTTTTTAAGGATATTGCTTTTGATGAAGGTTTGCAGGTTGGAGATAAACACTGCCAGATTTACACATTAGGTGATGCAGCTGATCTTCCTGCCTTATGCGGTTCAAGGATTAATTATGACCGGTATTCCACTGATAAGACCAAATTCAGTATCGGATTTGCTTCCACTCTGGGGCAATTACTTTCATGCAATCACATATACAATCAATATATTTTCATAGAGGATTTTCAGAAAACTTTACAAAAGTTAGAGAGTAAAAGACTGCGATTACAATCTTTATCAGCTTACAGCAGGGAGAATCTTATTGCGCGTGATGCCACCAATGATTTTCTTAATGAAGCTATCAGCCAGCAGAGACTGCCTGTAAAAGCGCATTTTAATGTGCTGATCTGGACTGACAATAAGGAAGAGCTCAAAGACCTGAAGAACAAAGTTTCTTCAGCACTGGCTCAGATGGATGCCGCTGCTAAACAGGAAACAGTAGGCGCTGCACAGATTTTTTGGGCAGGAATTCCCGGGAATTCCGCAGATTTCCCAATGAATGACACCTTTGATACGTTCACAGAACAAGCAACCTGTTTTCTGAATTTAGAAACCGGTTATCGTTCGTCGCTCAGTCCGATTGGAATTCGCTTGGGAGACCGTTTGACTGGGAAACCAGTCCACGTAGATATTAGTGATGAGCCTGTTAAGATGGGAATCTGCACCAATCGAAACAAATTTATACTGGGGCCTTCTGGAAGCGGTAAATCTTTTTTTACCAACCATATGGTTAGAAGCTACTATGAGCAAGGGACTCATATTGTGCTTGTTGATGTAGGACACAGCTACAAAGGATTGTGTGATATGGTAAAGGGCTATTACTTTACTTACGATGAAAAGAATCCGATCCGGTTTAATCCTTTTTATATCAGTGAAGGAGATTCGCTTGATACCGAGAAAAAAGAAAGTATTAAAACATTGTTATTAGCACTCTGGAAAAAAGACAATGAAACGTTCAATCGAAGTGAATATGTTGCACTGTCCAATGCGCTGCAATTGTATTATGAAAAGTTAGACAGCAATTCGGATTTGTTTCCCTGTTTTGACAGCTTTTACGAATTTCTAAAAAACGAGTTTGTATCCATATTGGAAGGTGACAAGGTAAAGGAAAAGGATTTTGATGTAAACAATTTTCTGTATGTACTGCGCCCTTACTACAAGGGAGGTGAATTTGATTACTTGCTCAATGCTACTGAGAATCTGGATCTGTTAAAAGAACGTTTCATTGTTTTTGAACTCGATAATATCAAAGACCATCCGATACTCTTTCCAGTAGTGACCATCATTATAATGGAAGTCTTTATCAGTAAAATGCGCAAGCTTAAAGGAGTCCGAAAAATGATCCTGATTGAAGAAGCATGGAAAGCTATAGCCAAGGAAGGAATGGCAGAATATATTCGGTATTTATTCAAGACTGTTCGTAAATTCTTTGGAGAGGCCATAGTAGTGACTCAGGAAGTAGAAGATATTATTTCTTCTCCAGTCGTTAAACAAGCCATCATCAATAACAGTGACTGCAAGATATTACTAGACCAGAGTAAGTATCAAAATAAGTTTGAACAAATTCAGGAACTGCTTGGGCTTACTGAAAAAGAAAAAGCATTGGTATTATCTGTAAACAAAGCCAATGATCCTGATAAAAAATACAAAGAAGTATTCATCTCGCTTGGAGGCATGCAGTCTAAAGTATACCGCACCGAGGTATCCCTTGAGGAATATTACGCCTACACAACCGAAGAAACTGAAAAAGTAAAAGTACAGGCGTATGCTAAGAAATTTGATGGTGACATCAGAAAAGGCATTGCGGCACTTGCCAATGACTTAAGAGCATAA
- a CDS encoding DUF4133 domain-containing protein translates to MSNSVYQINKGINQSIEFKGLKAQYIWYLGGGVIMLMILFAIMYIAGLPSLICIGIIGVSGTLWVLKIYKMSHQYGEYGMMKALAKRQIPKAVKSQSRKIFMMKK, encoded by the coding sequence ATGTCAAACAGTGTGTATCAAATCAACAAGGGGATTAACCAGAGCATAGAGTTCAAGGGGTTAAAAGCACAATATATCTGGTATTTGGGTGGTGGCGTAATTATGCTTATGATACTGTTTGCAATCATGTACATAGCCGGTTTACCCTCTTTAATCTGTATCGGGATTATTGGTGTTTCAGGCACATTATGGGTTTTGAAAATATATAAAATGAGCCACCAATACGGCGAATATGGAATGATGAAAGCTTTGGCGAAAAGGCAGATTCCCAAAGCTGTGAAATCGCAAAGCAGAAAAATATTTATGATGAAGAAATAG
- a CDS encoding phospholipase D-like domain-containing protein has product MKVSEYIISNISPQIINYGNGNDLVKLFNQFGFKDIYSYDNGGLPDIGKKNGQRPSKTQYVQERLNQMSTRNDGSLRDCLKIVINKIPEIIQNIEVLLNDEGYIIENVNGEFFIQGGVIIKPKIVINEAHFQDIQNRILIALDGAKVSIKVIMAWFTNETLFNMLVEKHKQGVDVEISIYDDGVNKKHGVDITQLPHKRIKRGKRGGLMHDKFCVIDNQVVVTGSYNWTNNAEFRNDENITIQHDQEQATKFSVEYKRLTT; this is encoded by the coding sequence ATGAAAGTATCAGAATATATAATTTCAAACATCTCCCCTCAAATAATTAATTACGGCAATGGAAATGATTTGGTTAAATTATTTAATCAATTCGGATTCAAAGATATTTATTCCTATGATAATGGAGGACTTCCAGATATAGGTAAAAAAAATGGACAAAGGCCAAGTAAAACTCAGTATGTTCAAGAGAGGCTTAATCAAATGTCTACAAGAAATGATGGCTCCCTTAGAGATTGTCTAAAAATAGTTATAAATAAAATACCTGAAATTATTCAAAATATTGAAGTTCTATTAAACGATGAAGGTTACATAATTGAAAATGTTAATGGTGAATTTTTTATTCAAGGTGGAGTAATTATAAAACCAAAAATAGTTATCAATGAAGCTCACTTTCAAGACATTCAGAATAGAATTCTTATAGCTCTTGATGGGGCTAAAGTATCTATCAAAGTAATTATGGCATGGTTTACAAATGAAACTTTATTCAATATGTTAGTTGAAAAACATAAACAAGGCGTGGATGTTGAAATTTCAATTTATGATGACGGTGTTAACAAGAAGCATGGCGTTGATATCACTCAATTACCTCACAAAAGAATTAAAAGAGGAAAACGCGGAGGCTTAATGCATGATAAATTTTGTGTAATTGATAACCAAGTTGTAGTAACGGGTTCTTATAATTGGACTAATAATGCGGAATTTAGAAATGACGAAAATATAACAATACAACATGACCAAGAACAAGCTACAAAATTTTCTGTTGAATATAAACGTCTAACAACATAA
- a CDS encoding DUF1896 family protein yields MEDLLKEKLWFYIIHNNPDLMFTLQEDYSVLDYLNKKIEGVKSILDDMLSDGTPKYIIEEICLNVLTEDLKPSRFLYIRSLLSGEFEKTYAAFQESGILTYEVINLMENCRPIFETIGFTKENEEDPNLRNALIGQIADYLS; encoded by the coding sequence ATGGAAGATCTACTCAAAGAAAAGTTATGGTTTTACATTATCCATAACAATCCAGATTTGATGTTCACACTTCAGGAAGATTACAGTGTATTGGATTATCTCAATAAAAAAATAGAAGGAGTTAAGTCCATATTGGATGATATGTTATCTGATGGTACACCTAAATATATCATCGAAGAAATCTGTCTCAATGTACTTACCGAAGATCTAAAACCTTCCCGGTTTTTATATATCCGCTCTCTGCTTTCAGGTGAGTTTGAAAAAACCTATGCCGCTTTTCAGGAATCAGGTATCCTGACCTATGAAGTAATCAATCTTATGGAGAACTGCAGACCCATTTTTGAAACCATTGGTTTTACCAAAGAAAATGAAGAAGATCCCAATTTGAGAAATGCCCTTATCGGTCAGATTGCTGACTATTTGAGTTGA
- a CDS encoding helicase-related protein, with protein sequence MAYNLSQKLSANIQAITIAMQWQQGDVLSEEAVAALKAFAGFGGIKAILYPNGTTEDWIKSGATKEDLKLHPEMTRLHELLQEQYSEKDYSAVVSSLRNSVLTAFYTPQIVPKTLYSLLNEQGISPKRLYEPSAGSGIFITEAEKAFQNLEQITAVEKDQLSGLVLSALNSTLTTKNTTHIIGLEEAPTNDNRSYDLVVSNIPFGNFSVYDQAYPDKTISGKIHNYFFAKGLDKLADGGLMAYITTDGFLNNPSNESVRAYLFQNADFVSVAVMPDNLMKETGNTDAPNHLLIVQKNEHKQTLSDNENELLQTVELKNEFGKYSINKYLHNRPELIIGNEIHAGKNQYGQAHQSVRQNGDINSIGNRLAENITKGLKENFNPECFEQAQKTEIAQSAEAIGQKFTYLPMPESKASGISVQLGLFDTVPAENINRSMDYINPLDETVVDKKTARILSTIRTTDNPSHENVVLIAAKQNKSNRYLYKLYSNVKEIDGFSANWMNGGLLPHELLALSNTLQYYDHKYTYEGDKTLESAFNLEKQLYEELAPFKSFYKEGTLVRLGEAVGIISDINDQHKQAFFQPLASQGNLKFYDAYITIRDHYLELFEKEQSDQTASDEVRKNLDEQYTKFVSHYGILNGAENRRLIMHDSAFGFTILSSLERKEGERYVKSDILIESVVKQQERYYTDDPVEALARSLNEKGAVDLGFITAATGLEHNEVIERLNHHIYLNPTDQNWETSDLYLSGNVVEKLQQAKQAVQLYPENTQYYKGLQALEKVQPERIPFELLDFNLGERWIPNRYYESFAGKLFEQPTEINYFPSLDTFKVSTGHNTKIDREFSVTPKSGRTTYGYTILEHALENTAPFFTYEVEGAGGKPIRLPDNEAIQLAHQKIENIRNGFIEWLQELPINDKNELENLYNNTFNCYVLREYNGSHLSFPGLDKKALEIEDLYSSQKNAAWRIIQNRGALIDHEVGLGKTLTMIVAANEMKRLGIIHKPAILALNANVNQIAATYRKAYPNARILAPGENDFTPAKRVRLFHEIKNNNWDCIILTHDQFGKIPQSPEIQKEILQNELDNIERDLDTARDLGGDISKKILKGLEIRKNNLDGRLKTLLKDIEDKKDSGINFKEMGIDHLFVDESHKFKNLTFTTRHDRVAGIGNMQGSQKALNMLFAVRTLQEKFDSDLCVTFLSGTPISNSLTEMYLLFKYLRPKEMERQHIENFDGWAAVFARKTTDFEFSVTNEIIAKERFRHFIKVPELALFYNEITDYKTAKHIDLDKPEIEERLINVSPTPEQTEFITQLMQFAKTGNATLIGRAPLTSQEDKGRMLIATNYAKKMAADMRLINERYGDHPNNKVNTCARNVAEIYHASMEHKGTQIVFSDIGTPKPDDFNMYDALKEKLVRDFNIPAHEITYIHDWTDKKKPELFSKMNTGEIRILLGSTEKAGTGLNVQKRVVAMHHMDIPWRPSDLGQRNGRGSRQGNEVAKQHYGNKVKNFIYATEQSLDNYKFNLLKNKQTFISQMKNCELNVRTIDEGAMDEQSGMNFSEYIAVLSGDTSLLEKSKLEKKVTVMESLKKAHYKEISRTKYQVEYLMEEKAITTKTLDKLTADNSFYKNNLKYEPDGSKANPIELYNCKTADPESIGKEIILLYKNWKPPEGENQAKQIGKLYDFGLYIKREREAYQNDGLYQYRYSNSFYAQRLEDGIKYTSNGGTPNVDNPKLAARHFLNAIDKLEHLTAKYQKSLNDIENQLPQLQQLTTRVFSQEDELQKMKSDLFSLEREIALKIQENQLKEANPQEVSLSNETKLTDTAPVIQLPIKSSEESQRFTAAESNTDKSQDRSFSEMRRSSRMKF encoded by the coding sequence ATGGCTTACAATCTATCCCAAAAACTAAGTGCCAATATCCAGGCGATTACCATTGCAATGCAATGGCAGCAAGGTGATGTTTTATCGGAAGAAGCAGTTGCAGCGCTTAAAGCCTTTGCTGGCTTTGGAGGAATCAAGGCTATACTTTATCCTAACGGCACTACCGAAGACTGGATAAAATCCGGAGCTACTAAAGAAGATTTGAAACTTCATCCAGAGATGACACGTCTGCATGAATTGTTGCAGGAACAGTATTCTGAAAAGGATTATAGTGCGGTTGTTTCTTCGCTACGCAACAGTGTCCTTACGGCATTTTACACTCCGCAAATTGTACCTAAGACATTATATTCCCTTTTAAACGAGCAAGGCATTAGCCCTAAAAGGCTATACGAACCATCGGCAGGTTCGGGTATTTTTATCACTGAAGCAGAAAAGGCTTTCCAAAATCTGGAACAAATTACTGCTGTGGAAAAAGACCAATTAAGCGGTCTGGTACTTTCGGCATTAAACAGTACACTGACAACAAAAAATACTACACATATCATAGGATTAGAAGAAGCTCCAACAAATGATAATAGGAGTTATGATCTTGTGGTCAGCAATATTCCGTTTGGTAATTTTTCTGTGTATGACCAAGCCTATCCCGATAAAACGATTTCGGGGAAAATTCACAATTACTTCTTTGCAAAAGGACTGGACAAACTAGCTGATGGCGGTCTTATGGCTTATATTACAACAGACGGTTTTTTAAACAACCCTTCCAATGAGAGTGTCCGCGCATATCTTTTTCAAAATGCGGATTTTGTGAGTGTGGCAGTTATGCCTGACAACCTGATGAAAGAAACAGGAAATACGGATGCTCCTAATCATCTGCTTATTGTCCAAAAAAACGAGCATAAACAAACCCTGTCTGATAATGAAAATGAGCTGCTACAAACCGTCGAACTCAAAAATGAATTTGGAAAATACAGTATTAATAAATATCTGCACAATAGACCTGAGCTAATCATTGGGAATGAAATACACGCCGGTAAAAATCAATACGGGCAGGCACACCAAAGTGTGAGACAAAACGGTGATATCAATTCTATTGGAAACCGTCTTGCAGAAAATATTACTAAAGGACTAAAAGAAAACTTTAACCCCGAATGCTTCGAGCAGGCTCAAAAAACAGAGATAGCTCAGTCCGCTGAAGCAATCGGGCAAAAATTCACTTATTTACCCATGCCCGAGAGTAAAGCAAGCGGTATTTCTGTCCAGCTTGGTTTGTTTGATACTGTGCCTGCAGAAAACATCAACCGTTCAATGGATTACATCAATCCCCTTGACGAAACTGTAGTGGATAAAAAAACAGCACGAATACTCAGCACCATACGAACTACTGATAATCCATCACATGAAAATGTTGTGCTAATTGCTGCTAAACAAAACAAGTCCAATCGGTATTTGTATAAATTATATTCGAATGTAAAAGAAATCGATGGCTTTTCAGCCAATTGGATGAATGGCGGATTACTGCCTCATGAGTTATTGGCTTTATCCAATACCCTTCAGTACTATGATCACAAGTATACTTATGAAGGAGATAAAACCCTCGAATCGGCCTTTAATTTGGAAAAACAGCTGTACGAAGAATTGGCGCCGTTTAAATCTTTCTATAAAGAAGGAACACTGGTTCGGCTTGGAGAAGCCGTTGGGATTATAAGTGATATAAATGATCAACACAAACAGGCCTTTTTCCAGCCATTAGCATCACAGGGCAATCTGAAATTTTACGATGCCTATATTACTATTCGGGATCATTATCTGGAATTGTTCGAGAAAGAGCAATCAGACCAAACAGCCAGTGATGAAGTTCGGAAAAATCTAGATGAGCAGTATACCAAATTTGTTTCCCACTATGGTATTTTGAACGGTGCTGAGAATCGCAGGTTAATCATGCATGATTCCGCTTTCGGTTTCACCATTCTTTCTTCATTGGAACGCAAAGAAGGCGAACGTTATGTGAAGTCGGATATTTTAATAGAATCTGTAGTAAAACAGCAAGAGCGCTATTATACAGACGATCCTGTTGAAGCGCTGGCCCGAAGTCTGAATGAAAAAGGAGCTGTTGACTTAGGATTTATAACTGCTGCAACAGGACTTGAACACAATGAGGTTATAGAACGTCTGAACCATCATATCTATTTGAATCCTACAGATCAGAATTGGGAAACTTCAGACCTCTATTTAAGCGGCAATGTTGTAGAAAAGTTACAACAGGCTAAACAGGCTGTGCAGCTATACCCTGAAAACACACAATACTACAAAGGATTGCAGGCACTGGAAAAAGTACAGCCAGAGCGTATCCCTTTTGAATTACTCGATTTCAATCTTGGCGAGCGATGGATTCCCAACCGATACTATGAAAGTTTTGCCGGAAAATTATTTGAGCAGCCAACTGAAATTAATTATTTCCCATCACTGGATACCTTTAAAGTAAGTACAGGTCACAATACCAAAATAGACAGAGAATTTTCGGTGACTCCCAAAAGCGGCAGAACCACTTATGGTTACACGATATTGGAGCATGCGCTCGAAAATACGGCTCCCTTTTTTACCTATGAAGTTGAGGGAGCCGGCGGAAAACCCATCCGACTGCCCGATAATGAAGCTATACAGCTTGCCCATCAAAAAATTGAAAACATCCGTAATGGTTTTATTGAGTGGCTGCAGGAATTGCCAATAAATGACAAAAATGAATTGGAAAATCTCTATAACAATACGTTTAATTGTTACGTATTGCGAGAATATAATGGAAGTCATCTGAGCTTTCCGGGTTTGGATAAAAAAGCCCTGGAGATTGAAGACTTGTACAGTTCTCAGAAAAATGCGGCATGGCGTATTATTCAGAACCGTGGCGCTTTAATCGATCATGAGGTTGGGCTTGGAAAAACATTAACCATGATTGTGGCTGCCAATGAAATGAAACGATTAGGGATTATTCATAAGCCTGCAATACTGGCATTGAATGCCAATGTAAATCAAATTGCAGCAACTTATCGAAAGGCTTATCCCAATGCAAGAATATTGGCACCTGGTGAAAATGATTTTACTCCGGCTAAACGAGTAAGGCTGTTCCATGAAATTAAAAATAATAATTGGGACTGTATCATTTTAACCCACGATCAGTTTGGTAAAATTCCGCAGTCACCCGAAATACAAAAAGAGATATTACAAAATGAGCTGGATAATATAGAACGGGACCTTGATACGGCCAGAGATTTGGGAGGTGATATCTCCAAAAAAATATTAAAAGGTCTTGAAATACGAAAAAATAATCTGGACGGCAGACTAAAAACACTGCTGAAAGATATAGAAGATAAAAAGGACAGCGGCATCAACTTTAAAGAAATGGGGATTGATCATTTGTTTGTAGATGAATCACACAAATTCAAAAATCTGACTTTCACTACCCGTCATGACCGTGTTGCCGGAATTGGAAATATGCAGGGAAGCCAAAAGGCGCTTAATATGTTATTTGCGGTACGCACGCTTCAGGAAAAATTCGATTCGGATCTGTGTGTGACCTTTCTTTCAGGTACTCCTATTTCAAACAGTCTGACAGAAATGTACCTGCTTTTCAAATACCTGCGACCTAAAGAAATGGAACGCCAGCATATTGAAAACTTTGATGGATGGGCAGCTGTTTTTGCTAGAAAAACGACTGATTTTGAATTTTCTGTCACCAACGAGATTATTGCCAAAGAGCGTTTTCGCCATTTTATTAAAGTTCCGGAACTGGCACTGTTCTATAATGAGATTACCGATTATAAAACAGCAAAACATATTGATCTGGACAAACCTGAAATTGAAGAGCGACTTATCAATGTCAGCCCGACACCGGAACAAACCGAATTCATTACCCAACTCATGCAGTTTGCCAAAACAGGTAATGCGACACTTATAGGCAGGGCACCTCTTACCTCGCAGGAAGACAAAGGCAGGATGCTTATAGCTACTAATTACGCTAAAAAAATGGCCGCCGATATGAGGCTGATAAATGAAAGATATGGTGATCACCCGAATAATAAGGTCAATACATGCGCCAGAAATGTGGCTGAAATTTATCATGCTTCCATGGAGCATAAAGGCACTCAGATCGTTTTTTCAGATATCGGTACACCAAAGCCGGATGACTTTAATATGTATGATGCCCTTAAAGAAAAACTGGTAAGGGATTTTAATATCCCTGCTCATGAGATTACCTATATACACGATTGGACAGATAAGAAGAAACCGGAGTTGTTTTCTAAAATGAATACAGGTGAGATACGCATTCTTCTGGGCAGTACAGAAAAAGCAGGTACCGGGCTTAATGTACAAAAACGTGTTGTGGCGATGCATCATATGGATATTCCCTGGAGACCATCAGATCTGGGACAACGCAATGGCCGAGGCAGCAGACAAGGGAACGAAGTTGCCAAACAGCATTATGGTAATAAAGTAAAGAACTTCATCTATGCCACAGAGCAATCCCTGGACAATTACAAATTCAACCTTTTGAAGAACAAACAGACTTTTATCAGTCAGATGAAAAACTGTGAACTTAATGTCAGGACTATTGATGAGGGAGCCATGGATGAGCAAAGCGGAATGAACTTTTCGGAATATATCGCAGTATTATCAGGTGATACTTCATTACTGGAAAAATCAAAATTGGAGAAAAAAGTAACGGTAATGGAAAGCCTTAAAAAAGCACATTACAAGGAAATTTCCAGAACTAAATATCAGGTTGAATACCTAATGGAGGAAAAAGCAATCACCACTAAAACACTGGACAAACTAACTGCTGATAACAGTTTTTACAAAAACAATTTGAAGTATGAGCCTGATGGTTCCAAAGCAAATCCTATAGAGTTGTATAACTGCAAAACAGCAGATCCAGAAAGTATCGGCAAAGAAATTATCCTGCTCTATAAAAACTGGAAACCTCCCGAAGGAGAAAACCAAGCCAAACAGATTGGGAAGTTATATGATTTTGGACTCTATATAAAAAGAGAACGTGAAGCCTATCAAAATGATGGTTTGTACCAGTACCGTTACTCCAACAGCTTTTATGCACAACGTTTGGAAGATGGTATTAAATATACTTCCAATGGAGGAACTCCAAATGTGGACAATCCAAAATTGGCAGCCCGTCATTTTCTAAATGCCATTGATAAGTTGGAACACCTCACGGCAAAATACCAAAAGTCCCTGAATGATATTGAAAACCAACTGCCGCAATTACAACAATTAACCACAAGAGTATTTAGTCAGGAAGATGAGCTGCAAAAAATGAAAAGCGACCTCTTTAGTCTAGAAAGGGAAATAGCCCTGAAAATTCAGGAGAACCAATTGAAAGAAGCCAATCCGCAAGAGGTTAGCCTCAGTAATGAAACAAAATTAACGGATACAGCTCCGGTAATTCAACTGCCAATAAAGAGCAGTGAAGAATCACAGCGTTTCACAGCAGCAGAAAGCAATACTGATAAATCGCAGGATCGCTCTTTTTCAGAAATGAGGCGCAGCAGCAGGATGAAATTTTAA